Proteins encoded in a region of the Quercus lobata isolate SW786 chromosome 8, ValleyOak3.0 Primary Assembly, whole genome shotgun sequence genome:
- the LOC115958609 gene encoding aluminum-activated malate transporter 10-like: MANAKQVSGKLEWRINVPDGTSNVIVPESDQLVNKAWLWLKGLLCGLVLKIWRFLYKAWNLGVAEPKKVIHGVKVGLSLLLVSFFYYMRPLYEGVGGNAMWAVMTVVVVFESTVGATLCKCINRATGTFLAGSLALGVQWIANKSGETFEPIIIGISVFLLASATTFSRFIPSVKTRFDYGAMIFILTFSLVTVSGYRVDRLFELAYQRLSTVAIGTSLCIFITMVFCPIWAGSGLHDLIVCNLEKLADSLDGCVGECFKDNKTKFGTEEGPSKRMQGYKCVLNSKATEEVMANFARWEPAHGRFNFRHPWKQYLKIGASMRNCAYCIEALNSCINSEIQAPDYLKKHLSDVCMLLSTNSSEVLKELVIIMKTLTKSSKIELLIGEMNFAVQKLQDSLNSVPNSFIGPTVSTLQAPNEANRETIPKTAIPSLMDVFPMASLVYLLIQIAARIEGIADAVDQLAGLAEFKLAKDENSKQKKPTNKSTSDKQDHEAMKTSPKV, encoded by the exons ATGGCAAATGCAAAGCAAGTGTCAGGGAAACTGGAATGGCGGATCAATGTACCTGATGGGACATCGAACGTGATAGTCCCAGAATCTGATCAGCTAGTGAACAAGGCATGGTTGTGGTTAAAAGGTCTGCTTTGTGGactagttttgaaaatttggaggTTCTTATACAAGGCTTGGAATTTAGGAGTTGCTGAACCTAAAAAGGTCATCCATGGTGTCAAAGTAGGATTGTCCCTTTTGCttgtatcatttttttactatatgaGGCCTTTGTATGAAGGTGTTGGAGGGAATGCTATGTGGGCAGTTATGACTGTTGTCGTTGTTTTTGAATCGACAGTGG GTGCTACACTCTGTAAATGCATTAATAGAGCAACAGGGACTTTTCTTGCTGGATCTCTTGCTTTAGGTGTTCAGTGGATTGCAAACAAGTCGGGGGAAACTTTTGAACCCATAATTATTGGAATTTCGGTTTTCCTTCTAG CTTCAGCAACAACTTTCTCTCGATTTATTCCATCTGTGAAAACCCGATTTGACTATGGTGCCATGATCTTCATCCTCACCTTCAGCTTAGTTACAGTTTCCGGCTACCGAGTGGACAGATTGTTTGAGCTGGCGTACCAAAGATTGTCGACAGTTGCCATTGGGACATCTTTATGCATTTTTATAACCATGGTCTTCTGTCCTATTTGGGCTGGCAGTGGGCTACACGATTTGATTGTTTGTAACCTGGAAAAACTTGCTGACTCCCTGGACG GATGTGTAGGCGAATGCTTCAAAGATAATAAAACTAAGTTTGGAACTGAGGAAGGTCCTAGTAAGAGAATGCAAGGCTACAAATGTGTGCTTAATTCTAAGGCAACTGAAGAAGTCATG GCCAATTTTGCAAGATGGGAACCTGCACATGGCAGATTCAACTTCCGACATCCATGGAAACAATACCTCAAGATTGGCGCATCAATGCGTAACTGTGCTTATTGCATTGAGGCTCTCAACAGTTGCATAAACTCAGAAATTCAG GCACCAGACTACCTAAAGAAACATCTCAGTGATGTATGCATGCTATTGAGCACCAATTCTTCAGAGGTCCTGAAAGAATTGGTCATTATAATGAAAACTCTCACCAAATCATCCAAGATAGAATTATTAATTGGAGAGATGAACTTTGCTGTACAAAAACTTCAGGACTCCTTGAACTCTGTTCCTAATTCTTTCATTGGACCCACAGTGTCAACACTACAAGCTCCCAATGAGGCCAACAGAGAAACTATCCCAAAAACTGCCATACCATCTCTCATGGATGTTTTCCCAATGGCCAGTTTAGTATATTTGCTGATTCAGATTGCTGCAAGAATTGAAGGAATTGCCGATGCAGTAGACCAGTTAGCAGGCCTGGCAGAATTCAAGCTTGCAAAGGatgaaaattccaaacaaaAGAAACCCACTAACAAGTCCACCTCAGATAAACAAGATCATGAAGCCATGAAGACCTCACCAAAGGTCTGA